Below is a window of Magnetospirillum sp. WYHS-4 DNA.
TCGGATAGCCGGATATTGAAGTGTTGGGCGACCCGCTTCTGGATTTCCTCGATGGTGATGCGGCGATCGCTGGCCTTCAGCAGGTCGTGCAGAACCTCCTGAGTGGTCTCCAGGCTGATCTCGCGCCCGACCAGTTGCGAATGGGCGACCACGCGGTTCAACGCCCCTTCCAGTTCGCGGACGTTGGACACGATCTTGTGGGCCAGGAACTCCATCACCTTGCGCGGAACTTCGACACCCAGGCGTTCGGCCTTGGATTCCAGGATGCCAAGCCGCAATTCGTAGGTGGTGGCGTGGATATCGGCCACCAAACCGCAGTTGAGCCTCGACTTGAGGCGCTCCTCGATCCCTTCCAGGTCGGAAGGCGATTTGTCGGCCGAGATGATGATCTGTCGGCCCTGGTCCATCAGGGCGTTGAACGTGTGGAAAAACTCCTCCTGGGTGGACTCCTTGCCGCTGATGAACTGCACGTCGTCGATCATCAGGACATCCACAGAACGGAATTGTTCCTTGAAGTCTACGGTGTTCTGTTCGCGTAATGCCCGGATGAAGCGGTACATGAACTTCTCGGCCGACAGGTAGACCACGGTGCGCTTGGGATTGCGCTCGCGGATGCCGTGGGCGATGGCATGCATCAAATGGGTCTTGCCCAGACCGACGCCGCTATAAAGGAACAGCGGGTTGAAGGGAGGCATGGGAGCATCGGCCACCCGGGTTGCCGCCGCGTGGGCAAACTCGTTAGGCTTGCCGACCACGAAGCTGTCGAAGGTGAAGCGTGGGTCGAGAGGCGCGCCGATATCCTCGCGCTCGACATCGACAGGGGAGGCGGGCTTGGCGGCGACCTTGTCCGGCGACGCGCCGGTCGCCTGGCCCTCGCGGTCCGACTGAACGAAGACGTCTATCACCTTGACGCCCGGCTCTTCCTCGATCCAAATCCGGCGCAGGCGTTCGGCGTAATGGGCGACCACCCAATCGCGCATGAACCGCGTCGGCACGGAAATGCGCACGCGCCCCGCGCCGATTTCGCGGAGAGTCATGGGCTTGATCCAACTCTGGTAGGCCGTGTCGCCGATCTCGGTCTTCAGGCGCTCGCGAACCCGTAGCCACTGTGCATCCATGGGATTGATTGCCCCCGGTATTGTCTTGCCGCCGGTCTTTCCTTCCGAACCCCGCTGCCCTTGCGATCACACCGGCAGCGACATCCAAAGCGTCCATCCGGTTATCAGGAGAATTCCCGACATTCGTCGGACGGACACTCAAGAAAAGACCAGCCATCCCCAAATGTCTTGCTGG
It encodes the following:
- the dnaA gene encoding chromosomal replication initiator protein DnaA codes for the protein MDAQWLRVRERLKTEIGDTAYQSWIKPMTLREIGAGRVRISVPTRFMRDWVVAHYAERLRRIWIEEEPGVKVIDVFVQSDREGQATGASPDKVAAKPASPVDVEREDIGAPLDPRFTFDSFVVGKPNEFAHAAATRVADAPMPPFNPLFLYSGVGLGKTHLMHAIAHGIRERNPKRTVVYLSAEKFMYRFIRALREQNTVDFKEQFRSVDVLMIDDVQFISGKESTQEEFFHTFNALMDQGRQIIISADKSPSDLEGIEERLKSRLNCGLVADIHATTYELRLGILESKAERLGVEVPRKVMEFLAHKIVSNVRELEGALNRVVAHSQLVGREISLETTQEVLHDLLKASDRRITIEEIQKRVAQHFNIRLSDMHSARRARAVARPRQVAMYLAKQLTSRSLPEIGRRFGGRDHTTVMHAVRKVDELRERDTAFAEDVELLRRMLEG